The sequence GCCACCGGTCACCCGCAAGGGCCCATGGTGCCCGGTCTTGGCGAACGCCTGACGGGCAGTCAGGTCTATAATATGGACATCATCGCCGCCTTTGAACCGGTTCTGGCCGAAATCTATCAGGCCTGCCAGATCCAGAATATTCCCGCCGAGACGACCATTTCCGAATTCGGTCCCGGCCAGTTCGAGATGAACCTGTTGCATGTGCCAAGCGCTCTGGAAGCGGCGGACCACTGCATGCTGTTCAAGCGGGTCGTGCGCAATGTGGCACGTAAACATGGCTTGGATGCGACCTTTATGGCCAAACCCTATGCCCATTCGGCGGGGAATGGCTTCCATATCCACATGTCTGTGCAGGATGAAGAGGGCACCAACATTTTTGGCGGCGACAGTGACGTTGAGGCCAATCTGCCCTTGCGTCATGCTATCGGTGGCTTGCTCAAACATATGCGCGAATGCCAGATCCTTTATGCGCCACATGCCAACAGCTATCGACGCTTTCAACCCGAAAGCTATGCGCCGACAACCCCATGCTGGGGCTATGACCATCGAGCCGTGGCCATCCGCGTGCCCACCGCCAAGGGCGCAGCAGCCCGCCTTGAACATCGGGTTGCGGGGGCGGATGCCAATCCCTATCTGGTGATTGCATCCCTTCTGGCTGGCGCTCTGACCGGCTTTGACGAAGCCATCGATCCAGGTGAGCCGGTTGAAACGCTGGAGGATGTGGCTGCCAACAAACCGCTGACGCCCATCTGGCAGGAAGCCATCGCCAGCTTTGGAACTTCTGAATGGGCCGAGGCGTTGTTCGGGCAGGATTTCCATGTCTGCTACACGCACGCGCGCGAAGCAGAGGAACGGATCGTATCGGCAGCCATCACCGATTTTGAATGCCGGACTTATCTCAGAATGGTTTGAGCAAAGGAGGACGGTGCTGCGCGTAAAAGCAGCCGTCATCAACAGAATATATTCATATATTTATAGGGTTGCACGGAAAGCCGAATATGCTTCAGGATTGCTGTGGTGTAGGCTTGCATTATAGGGGAGAAGAGAAATGTTAGAAAATATCTATTGGATCATCTTTGGGGCGGTTATCGCTCTGGGCGCTTTCTGGCTGTTCATGATGTGGTTTCGATCACCCAAGGATGGCCGCTGGTCTCGTGGAGAGAAATAGACCGGAAGCCGTGCCGTATATCAAAAGGGCGGTTGCCTGAAGAGGGAAAAGCTGCGCGCTTTTCGCAAGGCGCAAGGATTGGTCCCTGACGTAAGGCGTCTTCCAGCATGACCTGACTGCCGCGTCCGGTATGTGAAAAATTCATCGGGTGACGGGGCTTAATCTGGCTGTCGTCCGGCTGCGCATGTCAAACTTGCCGCTCTTACAGATTTTCCCTTGCCTCTCACAAAAGAAACTCTCATAAATGCGCCGACGTCCGCACAGGCGATCTCTTGTGCTCCGAGGCGTCCGTCTGCAAGAAAAGCCGCACATGAGAGGATCCGCCATGGCCATTCGTCTTGACGCAACCGAGAGCAATTTCGATGCCGCATTTGCTGATTTGCTGGCAATGAAACGGGAAGTCTCCGATGATGTCGATGCCATCGTTCGCGATATTATCGATGAGGTCCGGGCGAGAGGCGATGACGCCCTTTACGATTATACCGCCAAGTTCGATCGCTTTGATGCGCGCTCAAAAGGCCTGCGCATTAGCGAGGCTGAAATAGAGGCTGCCGTCGCCAAGGTTGATCCTGAGGTGATGAAGGCGCTGGAGCTGGCCGCAGAGCGCATCCGCTCTCACCATGCACGCCAACTGCCGAAAGACGATTTCTATGAAGACGCGCTCGGGGTTAAGCTCGGCTCGCGCTGGAACGCCATTGAGGCGGTCGGGCTCTATGTGCCTGGCGGGCTGGCGGCTTACCCCTCTTCGGTTCTGATGAATGCGGTGCCGGCCAAGGTGGCCGGTGTTGAACGCCTCGTGATGGTGGTGCCAACCCCTGATGATGTGCTCAACCCGCTGGTACTGGCCGCAGCCAAGCTGGCTGGCGTGGACGAGATCTACCGTATCGGTGGCGCACAGGCCGTGGCTGCGCTGGCCTATGGCACACAAAGCATCGCGCCGGTCTACAAGATTGTTGGTCCCGGTAATGCCTTTGTGGCGGCTGCCAAACGCCGCGTCTTCGGGCTCGTGGGCATCGACATGATCGCTGGGCCATCCGAAGTGCTCATTCTGGCCGACAAGAATAATGACCCTGATTGGCTGGCTGTCGATCTGATGGCGCAGGCCGAGCATGACAAGGTGGCGCAAGCCATGTTGATCACCGATGATGCAGCCACAGCCGACGCCGTCGAGGAAGCTGTCAAGCGCCTGTTGACCACGTTGCCAAAGGCCGAGATCGCCGGAGCGAGTTGGGCCGATTATGGTGCCGTGATCACTGTGCCCGATTGGGAAACCGGCATGGCGCTGGCCAACCGCATCGCACCCGAGCATCTGGAGCTGGCGATGGATAACGCCCCCGATTATCTGGATAAGGTACGCAATGCAGGCGCAGTGTTTGTTGGCCATTATACGCCGGAAGCAGTGGGCGATTATGTCGGTGGCTCCAACCATGTCTTACCAACGGCGCGCTCGGCTCGCTTCTCGTCCGGCCTCTCCACGCTTGATTTCGTCAAGCGTACATCCGTGCTTGAATGCAACGTGGAGAATCTGCGCCAGATCGGCCCAGCGGCCGTGATCCTTGCCCGTCAGGAAGGGCTGGAAGCGCATGCCCGCTCTGTTGCTAAACGATTGAACATGGAATAACTGGCCGGAAAGCTCGAATTTCGTGCTACCCCTTAAGTAGAAAGTTTGACTCCAGCAGCCAAGTTGGGCAAACATGCCTGCCGAATGCTCGGGAAAATAACGCATGGTGCAAAATGGCTGAACGGGAAGAGGAGGTTGATCATATGCAGACCTCCGATCAGCAGCAGGGCGTCAAGTCTTGCGAAATGAATGCTCAGGATACCGGTCAGGGACCGTTTTCCCTTTGCATGATCGTGCTGGACCCGACATCCATTCAACCGGCCACTCCCGATATCGAGCATGAGCGCTCTGTTGCCATTTACGATCTTGTCGAGGAAAATAATTTCCACCCCGTCGGTCATGACGAGGGCGGGCCCTACAGGCTTGATCTTTCTATGATCGAGCGGAAACTGGTGATGGATATCAAGCTTGAGAATGGCGACCAGATTGCCACGCATATTCTCTCCTTGACCCCATTTCGCCGCATCATCAAGGATTATTTCCTGATCTGCGATAGCTATTATGAAGCCATAAAAACCGCCACGCCGAGTAAGATCGAAGCCATAGATATGGGACGTCGTGGATTGCACAATGAGGGATCCCAGATCCTGCAAGCCCGTCTCGATGGGAAGATCGAAACGGACTTTGCCACCGCGCGGCGCCTATTTACGCTGATCTGCGCATTGCATTGGCGGGGGTAGCATGGTTCTTGGTCTCATTGGGCCCGATCTTCGCCCCGACTCCATATTGTTTGCTTGCGGCATGAATGCCATTCGCTCGCCGATGGCGGCAGCCCTTGCCAAACACCTTTTCCCCGGCACCTTCTATGTGCAGTCTGTCGGTGTGCGCTGCGGCAAGCCCGACCCTTTTGCTGCGGCTGTTATGGAAGAAATCGGTCTGGATATATCCGAACATGAACCCAGCTGCTTTGATGATCTGGAAGACAGCTATTTCGACCTGATCGTCTCTCTGGCACCGGAAGCCCACCACAGGGCGCTTGAATGGAGCCGTGGGCATGCGGTTGAAACGGAATATTGGCCGACCATGGATCCTGCTCTGGTGACAGGCTCACGCGAGCAGATCATGGATTCCTATCGTGCAGTGCGCGATGGCCTCATCGTAAAGCTCAAGGATCGCTTCGAGTGGATCACCGACATCAAGGCGTGACGCACCGGGGAGCGGGGGAAGGGGGCCTGACGGCTCTGTTGGACAAAGAATTCATGAAGGTCTGCTGAAGAACAGATGAGACTTTCTGCCGCTCTAACGGCAGATTTCGCGAAAAATGCGTGAAGCGATTGCACTCAAATCCGCTTTGGACTAGATTGCGCGCAATCTCATTGATAAGAACGGAATGCATCGGGTCGAATTCTTGCATGGATGCAAGCGGATTCATGCTAAAGTCAATTATCAAGCAAATCTGCGGGATGGATGGGGATTGTAGCCAATTCGGGCGCAAGGCGCTCACGCATTGGTGGCCTTACCGTCTCGCTCCTCTTGCCAGAAGCCACAAGGGCATGTAC comes from uncultured Cohaesibacter sp. and encodes:
- a CDS encoding glutamine synthetase family protein: MLKTEKTNQQTISFKAEAEAFLKAHPDLVKVEMLLPRFCGSLMGKWLPANMLTKLADGAVRLPRSTAALDIWGDDVPAVGIALEKGDPDGVCMPVPGTLCMVPWASEPTAQVLVTMKDLVTGEDCGYDTRGTLARMQQRFSQKGLTPVVATELEFYLIDSETTATGHPQGPMVPGLGERLTGSQVYNMDIIAAFEPVLAEIYQACQIQNIPAETTISEFGPGQFEMNLLHVPSALEAADHCMLFKRVVRNVARKHGLDATFMAKPYAHSAGNGFHIHMSVQDEEGTNIFGGDSDVEANLPLRHAIGGLLKHMRECQILYAPHANSYRRFQPESYAPTTPCWGYDHRAVAIRVPTAKGAAARLEHRVAGADANPYLVIASLLAGALTGFDEAIDPGEPVETLEDVAANKPLTPIWQEAIASFGTSEWAEALFGQDFHVCYTHAREAEERIVSAAITDFECRTYLRMV
- the hisD gene encoding histidinol dehydrogenase, producing the protein MAIRLDATESNFDAAFADLLAMKREVSDDVDAIVRDIIDEVRARGDDALYDYTAKFDRFDARSKGLRISEAEIEAAVAKVDPEVMKALELAAERIRSHHARQLPKDDFYEDALGVKLGSRWNAIEAVGLYVPGGLAAYPSSVLMNAVPAKVAGVERLVMVVPTPDDVLNPLVLAAAKLAGVDEIYRIGGAQAVAALAYGTQSIAPVYKIVGPGNAFVAAAKRRVFGLVGIDMIAGPSEVLILADKNNDPDWLAVDLMAQAEHDKVAQAMLITDDAATADAVEEAVKRLLTTLPKAEIAGASWADYGAVITVPDWETGMALANRIAPEHLELAMDNAPDYLDKVRNAGAVFVGHYTPEAVGDYVGGSNHVLPTARSARFSSGLSTLDFVKRTSVLECNVENLRQIGPAAVILARQEGLEAHARSVAKRLNME
- a CDS encoding UPF0262 family protein codes for the protein MNAQDTGQGPFSLCMIVLDPTSIQPATPDIEHERSVAIYDLVEENNFHPVGHDEGGPYRLDLSMIERKLVMDIKLENGDQIATHILSLTPFRRIIKDYFLICDSYYEAIKTATPSKIEAIDMGRRGLHNEGSQILQARLDGKIETDFATARRLFTLICALHWRG
- a CDS encoding protein-tyrosine-phosphatase produces the protein MVLGLIGPDLRPDSILFACGMNAIRSPMAAALAKHLFPGTFYVQSVGVRCGKPDPFAAAVMEEIGLDISEHEPSCFDDLEDSYFDLIVSLAPEAHHRALEWSRGHAVETEYWPTMDPALVTGSREQIMDSYRAVRDGLIVKLKDRFEWITDIKA